In Paenibacillus sonchi, the genomic stretch ATATTCTTGCGCAAATAAGGCTGGAGAATCACTGAGTTATATTTCGCTGTATAGTATTCAGAGAACGCGCGGGTACCGCCCGCTTCCATGTAGTTCTTGGTATACTGCCTCATCTTGCTGATTTCGTATACGCCTTCCTTGGCCTGCTGCAGTGAGCGTGCGTTCATGTCTGTGGCATAGATGCGCGCTTTGTCATACAGCCCTTCCTCATGCAGCAGGATGGCCATGGAGTATACTTCTTCTCCGGTGGAGCATCCGGCATGCCAGATCCGGATATAAGGGTAAGTCCGAAGCAGCGGGATGACCTTCTGGCGGAAGGTCAGAAAAAGTCCGGGGTCCCGGAACATCTCCGTCACCGGTATGGACAGGCTGTATACAAACCGCTCAAAGCAGGCACGGTCATGCAGCACCTTCTCCTGCAGTGCGGATATCGTCGGCACATTCTCCGCATGTACGTGATGCCAGATGCGGCGTTTCAGGGAAGGCAGCGCATAGTTCCTGAAGTCATATCCATAGAAGCGGTGT encodes the following:
- a CDS encoding CheR family methyltransferase; translated protein: MTAMERGYEEQMIQTATRQELEQIEIELLLSGVHRFYGYDFRNYALPSLKRRIWHHVHAENVPTISALQEKVLHDRACFERFVYSLSIPVTEMFRDPGLFLTFRQKVIPLLRTYPYIRIWHAGCSTGEEVYSMAILLHEEGLYDKARIYATDMNARSLQQAKEGVYEISKMRQYTKNYMEAGGTRAFSEYYTAKYNSVILQPYLRKNIIFAEHNLATDTSFNEFNVIFCRNVMIYFNDGLRDHVHGLFHESLSRFGVLVLGSKESIHFTRYSDSYEPLDRVEKIYRKNK